One window from the genome of Bacillus weihaiensis encodes:
- a CDS encoding DUF6904 family protein produces the protein MLKAKATPNFAGITLSGDRDDFEGVYEALHKIVGEEGEYEHVRGSRLRVLGVCYDIRHAMMGNREIELVDNGMDPDKMKWFSTITSEKNVYMSVNLLWPEILFVMMALNDFTKLYATKESKKSYQPFEDYRVIWDQSLIQVRLFQSVIAECLKETVTDAAYSRTLKTMNGSYFETSHYKDQYVDMLNLRFIEMDSEKRKKNITIMAKRLAEKGTEYQTLERKIEQVAEKHGCSVDEVRFSQEYPEEIDW, from the coding sequence AGCGACGCCTAATTTTGCTGGAATAACATTAAGTGGAGATCGTGATGATTTCGAGGGAGTATATGAGGCGCTTCATAAGATTGTTGGAGAAGAAGGGGAATATGAACATGTAAGAGGAAGTCGTTTAAGGGTCTTAGGTGTGTGTTATGATATCCGTCATGCGATGATGGGAAACAGAGAAATTGAGCTCGTTGATAACGGAATGGACCCAGATAAAATGAAATGGTTCTCTACAATTACAAGTGAGAAAAATGTATATATGAGTGTGAACCTTTTATGGCCTGAGATTTTATTTGTCATGATGGCGTTAAATGATTTTACAAAATTATATGCTACAAAAGAATCCAAGAAAAGCTACCAGCCTTTTGAGGATTATCGAGTGATATGGGATCAATCTTTGATTCAGGTACGATTATTTCAATCCGTTATTGCAGAGTGCTTAAAGGAAACGGTAACTGACGCTGCTTATAGTCGTACGTTGAAAACGATGAACGGCTCCTATTTTGAAACCTCCCACTATAAAGATCAATACGTGGATATGTTAAATCTTCGTTTCATTGAAATGGACAGTGAAAAGCGAAAGAAGAATATCACGATCATGGCGAAACGATTGGCTGAGAAAGGAACAGAATACCAAACCCTCGAAAGAAAAATCGAACAGGTAGCTGAAAAACACGGATGCTCAGTTGATGAAGTCCGTTTTAGTCAGGAATATCCTGAGGAGATAGATTGGTGA
- a CDS encoding M4 family metallopeptidase — protein MSNSKKLATLALGTSLAFSTLLPTSSFAQTPSEKIMDSMQLEQKLVEKEQQVPSFLSGKLSKTKIKTEKEVKAFLKENKELFKIDSAKELKLLEKTTDELGMTHYTFAQVVKNVPVEGAIFTVHTDENNEVTTTAGTLYSDASAKVKSTSAKISEQKAVDLSWKHIDVSEEETRTNSKEQQPIVAKDSVQNTSVKKDLVIHEENGVYTLAYKVQLQFIEPYGANWQVFVNAQDGSIIDSYNAVNDAATTGSGKGVLGDTKTLNTYSSGGTYYLYDVTKPMNGVIETFTAQNRSTYPGSYSTDSNNAWTATSQGAEVDAHYYAGQVYDYFKNTHNRNSFDNNGATIRSTVHYGSNYNNAFWNGSQMVYGDGDGVTFGPLSGALDIIAHELTHAVTERSAGLEYRNQSGALNESFSDVFGYFLDPQDYLMGEDVYTPNKSGDALRSLSNPTLYNQPEHMNQYVNTTSDNGGVHINSGIPNKAAYYTINSIGKAKAEKIYYRALTVYLTPTSNFSYARAALLQSAADLYGSGSTTYNAVKTAWDNVGVY, from the coding sequence ATGTCAAATTCAAAAAAACTAGCAACACTTGCACTTGGTACCTCTTTAGCATTCAGCACATTATTACCAACCTCTTCTTTTGCCCAAACCCCATCGGAAAAGATCATGGACAGTATGCAGCTAGAACAAAAACTAGTTGAAAAAGAGCAGCAAGTACCATCCTTTTTATCAGGTAAACTCTCAAAAACCAAAATCAAAACAGAAAAGGAAGTAAAAGCATTTTTAAAGGAAAATAAAGAACTATTTAAAATTGATTCTGCGAAAGAGTTGAAGTTACTCGAAAAAACAACGGATGAGCTTGGAATGACACACTATACGTTTGCACAAGTAGTCAAAAATGTCCCAGTTGAAGGAGCGATTTTCACTGTCCATACAGATGAAAACAATGAAGTGACAACTACAGCGGGAACACTCTATTCAGATGCTTCCGCTAAGGTAAAGTCGACGAGTGCTAAAATTTCTGAACAAAAAGCAGTTGATCTATCTTGGAAACACATTGATGTATCAGAAGAAGAAACACGCACCAACTCAAAGGAGCAACAACCGATCGTTGCAAAGGATAGCGTTCAAAACACATCCGTTAAAAAAGACCTTGTGATTCATGAAGAAAATGGTGTTTATACTCTTGCCTACAAAGTGCAGCTGCAATTTATTGAACCATACGGTGCAAACTGGCAAGTCTTCGTCAATGCACAAGATGGATCAATCATCGATTCTTACAATGCTGTTAATGATGCAGCAACAACCGGATCAGGAAAAGGGGTACTTGGAGATACGAAAACATTAAATACGTACTCTTCAGGTGGCACCTATTACCTTTATGACGTGACAAAGCCGATGAATGGGGTCATCGAAACCTTTACGGCACAAAACCGTTCAACTTATCCTGGTTCTTACTCAACTGATAGCAACAATGCTTGGACTGCTACCTCACAAGGTGCAGAAGTAGACGCTCATTATTACGCTGGACAAGTGTACGACTACTTCAAAAACACACATAACCGTAATAGCTTTGACAACAATGGCGCTACAATTCGCTCGACTGTACACTATGGAAGTAACTACAACAATGCGTTCTGGAACGGATCGCAAATGGTTTACGGTGATGGTGATGGCGTTACATTTGGTCCATTATCAGGTGCGCTAGATATTATCGCGCATGAATTAACACATGCTGTCACAGAACGTTCAGCAGGCCTTGAATACCGTAATCAATCTGGTGCTTTAAATGAATCATTCTCAGATGTTTTCGGCTATTTCCTTGATCCTCAAGATTACTTAATGGGTGAGGACGTGTATACGCCTAATAAATCTGGTGATGCCTTACGAAGCCTATCTAACCCAACTCTATATAATCAGCCTGAGCACATGAACCAATACGTGAACACAACTTCTGATAACGGCGGCGTTCACATTAATAGCGGAATTCCAAACAAAGCAGCCTACTATACGATCAATAGTATTGGAAAAGCAAAAGCAGAAAAAATCTACTACCGTGCTCTTACAGTCTACTTAACACCAACAAGTAACTTTAGCTATGCGCGCGCAGCCCTTCTTCAATCAGCTGCAGACCTTTACGGTAGCGGAAGCACTACGTATAATGCCGTAAAAACAGCTTGGGATAATGTTGGAGTTTATTAA
- a CDS encoding helix-turn-helix domain-containing protein, with protein MYEPVEIGHVIKGLRKSMNLSQQQLAEGICTQAQISKIENSNEIPSSLILYKLSRKLGVDMNYFFEIAETPRLDYVRDVYKMIRFYIRERDYESVSTIVKQEKKNPLFQTVEHKQFLLWHEGVCEFYLYGNKQLSMAKINEALFMTYKDDRSSMKEREIEIGNSLAILYKEREKYEQALGLYTKLLQSIKNLDGLKDESIQLRIYYGIAKAYTDIREYQKSLYFVNKGIQIAMKLETMYLLGELYFQCGSNHYRLGDVVNGDKYVRKSRTLFELQGKVEMVNVVDELKRELEEQRLFKKSM; from the coding sequence ATGTATGAACCTGTTGAAATTGGTCATGTGATTAAGGGGCTTCGAAAGTCAATGAATCTTAGCCAGCAGCAGTTAGCAGAGGGTATTTGCACGCAAGCTCAAATAAGTAAAATTGAGAATTCAAATGAAATTCCCTCCTCGCTTATTTTGTACAAGCTATCTAGAAAGCTTGGCGTTGACATGAATTACTTTTTTGAAATAGCTGAAACACCAAGGCTCGATTATGTGCGAGATGTATATAAGATGATTCGTTTTTATATTCGGGAACGTGATTATGAATCCGTGTCTACGATTGTTAAGCAGGAAAAAAAGAATCCGCTTTTTCAAACTGTGGAGCACAAGCAATTTTTGCTATGGCATGAAGGGGTGTGCGAGTTCTATTTATATGGAAACAAGCAGCTCAGTATGGCGAAAATTAACGAGGCATTGTTTATGACTTATAAAGATGATCGTTCTTCAATGAAGGAAAGAGAGATTGAGATAGGAAATAGCTTGGCGATTTTGTATAAGGAACGAGAGAAGTATGAGCAGGCTTTGGGGCTGTATACTAAATTGTTGCAAAGTATAAAGAATTTAGATGGATTAAAGGATGAATCGATTCAATTGCGAATCTATTATGGAATTGCAAAGGCCTATACAGATATTAGGGAGTATCAGAAGTCATTGTATTTTGTTAATAAAGGGATTCAGATTGCGATGAAGCTTGAAACGATGTACTTATTAGGAGAGTTATATTTCCAATGTGGGTCAAATCATTATCGGTTGGGCGACGTGGTAAATGGAGATAAGTATGTGAGAAAGAGCCGTACACTATTTGAGCTCCAAGGAAAAGTAGAAATGGTGAATGTAGTGGATGAATTGAAGAGAGAGCTTGAGGAACAACGCCTATTTAAGAAGAGTATGTAA
- the asnB gene encoding asparagine synthase (glutamine-hydrolyzing), whose translation MCGFIGCMHEMNGNKSHEFTQQFEDMNTIIHHRGPDDSGFFYDAHISFGFRRLSIIDIESGHQPLSYENSRYWIIFNGEIYNHIELRNELTHQGYTFQTHSDTEVILAMYSEYKEKTPEKLRGMFAFLIWDKQEEQLFGARDHFGIKPFFYKQDKERTYFASEKKSITLAMKNDMINSEALQHYLTYQYVPEPLTMSDGIHKLLPGHYFTKKPGESMKINKYWQASFQPVTTTEDQLVKEIREVLIDSVKVHMRSDVPVGSFLSGGIDSSLVVSLAKQINPQIKTFSVGFEQNGFSEIDVAKETADKLNLENISYLISPEEYMKELPKIVWHLDDPLADPAAIPLYFVAREARKHVTVVLSGEGADELFGGYNIYREPEDLAVFNKIPRSLKNLLHKVAAVVPEGVKGKSFIERGCTPMEKRYIGNAKMFSESEKEALYKWYKPDLHHLDITNPFYEKTGSYAPVERMQYIDIHTWLRGDILLKADKMTMANSLELRVPFLDKEVFKIASKISTQHKTAHNTTKYILRKAAEGIVPDHVLTRKKLGFPVPIRHWLKNEMHDWALNIINESETDYLLNKDVVLNLLKDHCNDKADYSRKIWTVLIFMIWHQIYIEKKYTFFDQASSMNKRQPVLSNSY comes from the coding sequence CACAACAGTTTGAGGATATGAATACAATTATCCATCATAGAGGTCCCGATGATTCGGGTTTTTTTTATGATGCACACATAAGCTTTGGTTTCCGACGGTTAAGCATTATTGATATTGAGAGCGGACATCAGCCCCTTTCCTATGAGAATTCCCGTTATTGGATTATTTTTAACGGTGAAATTTATAATCACATTGAACTACGTAATGAGTTGACTCACCAAGGTTATACATTCCAAACACATTCTGATACAGAAGTAATACTTGCTATGTATAGCGAATACAAGGAAAAAACACCTGAAAAACTCCGCGGCATGTTTGCATTTCTCATTTGGGACAAGCAAGAAGAACAATTATTTGGTGCCCGCGATCATTTTGGGATCAAGCCTTTCTTTTATAAGCAAGACAAGGAACGAACATACTTTGCTTCAGAAAAGAAGAGCATTACATTAGCTATGAAAAATGACATGATCAATTCTGAAGCCCTACAGCACTATTTAACCTATCAATACGTACCTGAACCACTAACCATGTCAGATGGAATTCATAAACTTTTACCTGGTCATTATTTTACGAAAAAACCGGGAGAAAGCATGAAAATTAATAAATATTGGCAGGCATCCTTTCAACCTGTCACAACTACAGAAGATCAACTAGTAAAAGAAATTCGTGAAGTATTAATTGATTCTGTAAAGGTCCATATGAGAAGCGATGTCCCTGTTGGCTCCTTCTTATCAGGCGGAATAGATTCTTCATTGGTCGTTTCTCTAGCAAAACAGATCAATCCACAAATTAAGACATTTTCTGTAGGCTTTGAACAAAATGGATTTAGTGAAATTGATGTAGCAAAGGAAACTGCCGATAAGCTCAATCTAGAAAACATTAGCTACTTAATCTCTCCTGAAGAATATATGAAGGAGCTGCCTAAAATTGTTTGGCACTTAGATGATCCACTTGCAGATCCTGCTGCTATTCCATTATATTTTGTAGCGCGCGAGGCAAGAAAGCATGTAACAGTTGTTTTATCCGGTGAAGGTGCAGACGAATTATTTGGTGGCTATAACATATATCGCGAGCCAGAGGATCTAGCCGTCTTTAACAAAATTCCACGTTCCCTCAAAAATCTACTACATAAAGTAGCAGCAGTAGTACCAGAGGGAGTTAAAGGGAAAAGCTTCATTGAACGTGGATGTACGCCAATGGAAAAACGGTATATTGGGAATGCTAAGATGTTTAGCGAAAGTGAGAAAGAAGCTCTTTACAAGTGGTACAAGCCAGACCTGCATCACTTGGATATCACCAATCCATTCTATGAAAAAACAGGTAGCTACGCCCCGGTAGAGCGTATGCAATACATTGATATTCATACGTGGTTAAGAGGCGATATTCTATTAAAAGCAGACAAAATGACAATGGCTAATTCACTCGAATTACGCGTTCCTTTCTTAGATAAAGAAGTCTTTAAGATTGCTTCTAAAATTAGCACCCAACACAAAACTGCACATAATACGACAAAATATATTCTGCGAAAAGCAGCAGAAGGTATTGTCCCTGATCACGTATTAACTCGGAAAAAATTAGGATTTCCTGTACCAATCAGACACTGGTTAAAAAACGAAATGCATGATTGGGCACTAAACATCATCAACGAAAGTGAAACAGATTATTTACTGAATAAAGATGTTGTCCTTAATCTTCTAAAAGACCATTGTAACGACAAAGCTGACTACAGCCGTAAAATTTGGACAGTTCTTATCTTTATGATCTGGCACCAAATTTATATAGAAAAGAAATATACATTTTTTGACCAAGCAAGTAGTATGAACAAACGTCAACCCGTTCTATCAAACTCATATTAA